The Humidesulfovibrio mexicanus DNA segment GACTTCGGCAAGACGCTTTCCTCGGTGCTGGAACGCCACCCGGACTACCGCGGGCCATGGGCCGGGTTGGTGCGCGAGTATGCCGAACTGCTGGTGCGCAGCCGCGACACCGGCCCCAAGGTGCTGCCCGACCGCATGGTGGCCAGCTGGCTGGAGACCCTTGTGGACGCGCGTGAGCGCAACCAGCAGGAGATGGAGGCCCGCCTGAACGACCTGGCCGCCAAAAGCCGTGCGGCCGAGCGCCTGGGCTTCATGGGCCTCATGGTCAGCATCGCCTTCGGCGTGCTGGGCAGCGTGTTCATCGCCTACCGGCTCAACATTTCCCTTTCGGAGATACGCCGGGGCATCCGCGAGCTGGGCGGCGGCGAGCCCACCCGGCCCGTGCGCGTGAACACGCGCGACGAGCTGGGCGAACTGGCCCAGGCCTTCAACACCATGGCGGCGCGCCTGGCCGAAGAAGAGAAGATGCGCCAGGACTTCATCGCCATGCTCTCCCACGAGATCCGCACCCCGCTCACCAGCATCCGCGAATCCGTGGACCTGGTGGAGAGCGGGGCCTTTGGCGAGGTGAACGAGAAACAGCGCCACTTCTTGGACATTTCCCGGCAGGAGGCGCTCCGGCTCACGCATCTTTTGGAACGGCTCATGAAGGTCTCCAGCCTGGAGGCCCAGCGCCTGCGGCTGGCTGTGGAGCCGCTGGACGCCGCGTCCCTGGCCCGGCAGGCCCTGGACAAGATGCAGTCCACCGCCCTGGCCAGGAACGTGGCGCTCAAGGCCGAACTGCCCGAAGATTTCGTGTTCGTGGAGGCCGACCAGGAGCATGTGACCCAGGTGCTGGTGAACCTGCTGGGCAACGCCATCAAGTTCTCCCCGCCGGAATCCCTTGTGCGGCTGAGCGTGACCCCGGAGCCCAGCGGGCGCTTCGTCATCTTCTGTGTCGTGGACGAGGGGCCGGGCATCGCCCCGGAGGAGCAGGAGCGCATCTTCCTCAAATACTACCGCGAGCCCAGCGTGCGCGGCAGCGTGGACGGCCTGGGGCTCGGGCTGTCCATCTCACGGGGCATCGTGGAGGCCCACGGCGGCAGCCTGTGGCTCAACAGCGCGCCGGGCTGCGGGTCGAGCTTCTGCTTTTCCCTTCCCAAGCCCAAAACGATGGTATAGGACACGCCCATGACACGACGCACGCTCTTGTCCCGGCGCGTCGGCGCTGGTCTTCGCCTCCGGGCGGAGGGCTTCGTCCGCTCCCTTTTGCTTTTGGCAGCCCTCGCGCTTGGTGGCTGCTCCCTGGCCAACGGGACCCAGGCGCCCCCTGTGCAGGAACCGCGCGCGGCCTACGTTCTGGCCGTGGATTCCTACCTGGCGGGGCAGTACGAGAAGGCGGCCTTCATCTTCCAGCGTCTTTCCGGCGATACGACCGACCCCGTTCTGGCGCGCAAGGCCTATTATGGCCTGGCCTGTTCGCGGTTGGCCACGGCCAGCACCCCGGAAGAACTGCACCACGGCTTGAACCTTTGGAACAACTGGGTGCAGATGACCCCGGAAGGGCTGCCCTCGGAAGATCCGCGCCTGCTGACCCCGCTCTTGCCCCGGCTCACGGCGGCGGTGGGGCAGGAGAACCCGCCCATGCTCTCCGCCGAGGAGATCGACCGCGAGCTTGCCCGCAGCAAGCGTCTGGCCGGGTGCCAGGAGGAGACCGGCAAGGTCAAGGAGGCCCTGCGGAAAAAGACCGCCGAGGCCGAGGCCCTGCGCAGCCAGCTGAACGCCCTGGAGCGCCTGCACCGGGAAATCACCATGAAGAAGAAGGGCCTGGAGTAGCGCCAGCGATGGACGGCAAGGAACAGAGCGGTCCCCTCGTCCTGTTGGTGGACGATGACAAGAATATTCTGCAGGTGCTGGAAGCCCGGCTTTCCTTCGCCCACTACCGGACCATAGCCGCGCGCAGCGCGGAGGAGGCCGTGGAGCTCTTGGCCCGCCATCCGGTGGACCTCGTCGTTTCCGACGTGAAGATGCCGGGAATGGGCGGGGTGGGGCTGCTGCACGAGATCCTCGTCCAGTGGCCGCACATCCCGGTGATCCTGCTCACCGCCTACGGCAGCATTCCCGACGCCGTGTCCACCATCCGCTCCGGCGCGGCCGACTATCTCACCAAGCCCTTCGATGGGCACCAGCTGCTGCAGAAAATCGCCGCGCTTCTTGGCCGCCAGAGCGCGAAGCCGGAATCCCCGGCGCGCCGCCAGGGCGACGGGCGGCACAAGGCCATAAGCGAGGTCATCTGGGGCGGCAAAAGCCCGGTCATGCGCGAGTTCTACTCCGTGCTGGAGCGCGTGGCCCCAACCGACGTGGCCGTGCTCATCATGGGCGAAAGCGGCACCGGCAAGGAGATGGTCGCGCGGATGCTGCACGACCTTTCCCCTCGCGCCAAGGGGCCCTTTGTCATCGTGGACTGTGGCTCCACCCAGCCCACGCTGCTGGAAAGCGAGCTCTTCGGCCATGTGAAAGGCTCCTTCACCCATGCCGTGCGCGACAAGAAGGGGCTCATGGAGGAGGCCGACGGCGGCACGCTCTTCCTCGACGAAATCGGCAACATCACCCCGGAGATGCAGACCCGGCTGCTGCGCTTCCTGCAGGAGCGCACCATCCGCCGCGTGGGCGACACGCGCGCCATTCCGGTCAATTGCCGGGTGCTGGCCGCCACCAACGCCGACCTGCCCGCTCTGGTGAAAAAGGGCGAGTTCCGCGAGGATCTCTACTTCCGTCTCAAGGTCGTCACCCTCAGAGTGCCCCCCCTGCGCGACCGCAAGGAGGACATCCCGCTTTTGACGGAACGCTTCCTTGAGCGCTTCAGCGCGGAGCAGAATCGTCCCGCCGTCAGCGCCTCGCCGGAGACCCAGGCCCTGCTCATGTCCCACAGCTGGCCCGGCAACGTGCGCGAGCTCAAGCACGCGCTGGAGGGCGGCATGGTCTTCTGCCAGGGCCAGACCCTCACCCCGAAAGACATTCAGTTGGAGCAGGCCCGGAACCTTCACCCGGATCCCGTCCCGGCCGAGGCCGCCGCGCACTCCGCAAACGGCCAGCCAGCCAACGGCCGCACCGGAACCGATGCCCTTTCCCTTGAGGAAAACGAGCACCAGACCATTCTGCGCGCCCTGGAGCGCGCGGCCTGGGTCAAGAAGAACGCCGCCGACCTGCTCGGCATCAGCCGCAGGGCCATCCATTACAAGATCAAGAAGTACAACATCCAGATTCCCGGCAAGGACCAGGACGAGTAGCCGCCGCCCGCATGTGGGCGTTCGCTTTCCGTACGTTCAAAGGCTTGCCGTAGTTTTCGCACATCTTTTTGTGATATATTTCACGTTCTACGGATTGGCGTAGTACGTATTTTTGTGCGTCCTGCGCGTATCGCATGTTCCATTTCCTCAAGCGCTGGGATACCCTGCCGATATACAACAATATGCCGGTGAACTGTTCCGGCGTGGACGTGTTGGCGCGTGGTGCGCAAGATCGTGAACCCCCTCCCCCGGCGGGGCTTGGCGTTTCCGCCGGGCGTTCCAAGCGGGCGTTATCGCCCCTTCCCACCAGGAGGCCCTGATGCGCTTGACCCT contains these protein-coding regions:
- a CDS encoding HAMP domain-containing sensor histidine kinase produces the protein MDTKPPRRLGITAKLLIWCMMLVGIFYATTSLLMLRIQNLVEVSSAIVNVNYDMDLSAQRMIQQLLSLEENRKRYEILQKDAYMEAFVSDLEDFGKTLSSVLERHPDYRGPWAGLVREYAELLVRSRDTGPKVLPDRMVASWLETLVDARERNQQEMEARLNDLAAKSRAAERLGFMGLMVSIAFGVLGSVFIAYRLNISLSEIRRGIRELGGGEPTRPVRVNTRDELGELAQAFNTMAARLAEEEKMRQDFIAMLSHEIRTPLTSIRESVDLVESGAFGEVNEKQRHFLDISRQEALRLTHLLERLMKVSSLEAQRLRLAVEPLDAASLARQALDKMQSTALARNVALKAELPEDFVFVEADQEHVTQVLVNLLGNAIKFSPPESLVRLSVTPEPSGRFVIFCVVDEGPGIAPEEQERIFLKYYREPSVRGSVDGLGLGLSISRGIVEAHGGSLWLNSAPGCGSSFCFSLPKPKTMV
- a CDS encoding sigma-54-dependent transcriptional regulator — encoded protein: MDGKEQSGPLVLLVDDDKNILQVLEARLSFAHYRTIAARSAEEAVELLARHPVDLVVSDVKMPGMGGVGLLHEILVQWPHIPVILLTAYGSIPDAVSTIRSGAADYLTKPFDGHQLLQKIAALLGRQSAKPESPARRQGDGRHKAISEVIWGGKSPVMREFYSVLERVAPTDVAVLIMGESGTGKEMVARMLHDLSPRAKGPFVIVDCGSTQPTLLESELFGHVKGSFTHAVRDKKGLMEEADGGTLFLDEIGNITPEMQTRLLRFLQERTIRRVGDTRAIPVNCRVLAATNADLPALVKKGEFREDLYFRLKVVTLRVPPLRDRKEDIPLLTERFLERFSAEQNRPAVSASPETQALLMSHSWPGNVRELKHALEGGMVFCQGQTLTPKDIQLEQARNLHPDPVPAEAAAHSANGQPANGRTGTDALSLEENEHQTILRALERAAWVKKNAADLLGISRRAIHYKIKKYNIQIPGKDQDE